The following coding sequences are from one Osmia bicornis bicornis chromosome 2, iOsmBic2.1, whole genome shotgun sequence window:
- the LOC114880394 gene encoding fatty-acid amide hydrolase 2-B-like, which produces MNEFVAKFCIMNFHLMHFIIRPFYVLIYRNKPRDIPSIKNPLLKLSATVLARKIRNRELSSQAVVEAYIERIKEVDPFINAVIEERFEAALNEAKTCDEKLKNEEVIALDLEKEKPLYGVPVTMKESMSVKGMSITGGCVKRKGFKAEEDGDAVKLIKNAGAIVLVVSNTSELCTAVNSYNHLFGQTKNPYNRTRTSGGSSGGEGALIASGASVLGFGSDIVGSIRIPALCNGIFGHKPTPGIIPIKGHYPIMDDENFNNFLVLGPLARYAEDLQLVMKVFTSRLEKPLCFDKPLDLKNLRIFYVDNFDSFCNMRSATSDIKETIHKALSFFAKNGAYVEHLSQEWIADTLYMQLSVFGELDIPELLVDPKNPEGKRRPFLEFAKSLVHLSDYTSTLAFVRIIIKLHGGITRSGIESYKNIRTELRHKVNNMLKDDAVFIYPTFPFAATYPELVFFNFDCSVYSSLANLLHLPSTHIPMGLNNDGLPIGFQVTAASYQDHLSIGVAKELEKAFGGWIPPS; this is translated from the exons atgaatgaatttgtggcgaaattttgtatcatgaattttcatttgatgCATTTCATTATTCGTCCGTTCTACGTTCTTATTTACCGCAACAAACCACGAGACATACCTTCAATTAAGAATCCTCTGCTAAAATTGAGCGCAACCGTGTTAGCCAGGAAGATCAGAAACCGTGAG CTTTCTAGCCAGGCAGTAGTGGAAGCATATATCGAGCGTATTAAGGAAGTGGATCCTTTCATAAATGCAGTAATAGAGGAGCGATTCGAAGCGGCTCTAAACGAGGCGAAAACGTGCGATGAAAAGTTGAAGAATGAAGAAGTAATCGCCTTGGATCTGGAAAAGGAGAAACCGCTTTACGGAGTTCCAGTTACGATGAAAGAATCTATGTCCGTTAAAG GAATGAGCATTACCGGTGGTtgtgtaaaaagaaaaggctTTAAAGCTGAAGAAGATGGAGATGCAGTGAAATTGATAAAGAACGCTGGAGCTATTGTGTTGGTGGTTAGTAACACTTCGGAATTATGTACAGCAGTCAACAGCTACAACCATCTTTTCGGACAAACGAAAAATCCATATAATAGGACGAGGACTTCGGGAGGGTCATCGGGTGGTGAG gGTGCACTGATTGCCTCGGGAGCATCTGTTCTTGGTTTCGGCTCAGATATAGTTGGTTCCATAAGAATACCAGCTCTCTGCAATGGTATCTTTGGTCATAAACCTACTCCAG GCATTATCCCTATTAAAGGACACTATCCCATAATGGACGATGagaatttcaacaatttcttAGTACTTGGACCGCTAGCAAGATACGCGGAGGATCTCCAATTGGTTATGAAGGTTTTCACGTCCAGACTCGAGAAACCTTTATGCTTTGATAAACCACTCGATCTGAAAAATCTTCGAATTTTTTACGTCGACAATTTCGACAGCTTCTGTAATATGAGATCAGCTACGTCAGATATCAAAGAAACTATCCATAAAGCTCTAAGTTTTTTCGCTAAAAATGGAGCCTACGTGGAACAC TTATCGCAAGAATGGATAGCCGATACACTCTACATGCAACTATCTGTATTCGGTGAACTAGATATACCTGAACTGCTTGTAGATCCTAAAAATCCAGAG GGAAAAAGGAGACCATTCCTTGAATTTGCAAAATCCCTAGTTCATTTGTCAGATTACACCTCAACGCTCGCTTTTGTACGAATAATCATTAAACTTCATGGAGGCATTACACGTTCTGGGATAGAAAGctataaaaatataagaacTGAACTTCGTCATAAAGTTAAT AATATGCTCAAAGACGATGCTGTGTTCATATATCCCACCTTTCCATTCGCTGCAACTTATCCAGAACTAGTATTCTTCAACTTCGATTGTAGTGTTTACAGTTCACTTGCAAATCTACTGCATTTACCATCAACACACATACCAATGGGTTTGAATAACGACGGATTGCCAATTGGATTTCAG GTGACAGCCGCATCGTATCAAGATCATCTTAGTATAGGAGTTGCTAAAGAGTTAGAGAAAGCCTTCGGTGGCTGGATACCTCCTAGCTAG